The following proteins come from a genomic window of Acidobacteriota bacterium:
- a CDS encoding aspartate-semialdehyde dehydrogenase, with product MSGDLNVAIVGATGAVGQEFVRLLAERRFPVGRLKLLASRRSAGKTIEFQGIPHTVEELTEDSFRGLELALFSAGASISRKFAPLAAEAGATVVDNSSAFRMTPGIPLVVPEVNPKALEGVQLGNGGIIANPNCSTIIMIVPVTPIHRAVGVRRIVVSTYQAASGAGAAAMAELEQQTREVLSGRAPKCEIFRQQYAFNLFSHDSAIGPEGYNTEETKMVRESHKIWGDSSVAITATCVRVPVMRAHAESINLELEEALDAEQARSLLENAPGVSILDDRTGNRFPTPLDASGRDDVFVGRIRSDISRSGKNGVHGLDLFVCGDQIRKGAALNAVQIAERLVGDRTRRSGRRVKVSLSR from the coding sequence GTGTCGGGCGATTTGAACGTAGCCATCGTAGGTGCGACCGGAGCCGTCGGGCAGGAATTTGTCCGCCTCCTGGCCGAGCGGCGTTTTCCCGTGGGCCGGCTCAAGCTTCTCGCCAGCCGCCGCAGCGCGGGCAAGACCATTGAATTCCAAGGAATTCCCCACACCGTCGAGGAACTGACGGAGGACAGCTTCCGGGGCTTGGAACTGGCCCTGTTCAGCGCCGGCGCGTCCATCAGCCGGAAGTTCGCTCCTCTGGCCGCCGAGGCCGGCGCCACCGTCGTCGACAACAGCTCGGCCTTTCGCATGACTCCGGGGATTCCGCTGGTGGTCCCGGAGGTCAACCCCAAAGCCTTGGAGGGCGTGCAGTTGGGCAATGGCGGCATCATCGCCAACCCCAACTGCTCGACCATCATCATGATCGTCCCGGTGACTCCCATACACCGGGCCGTCGGGGTGCGGCGCATCGTGGTGAGCACCTACCAGGCCGCCAGCGGCGCCGGAGCCGCCGCCATGGCCGAACTGGAGCAGCAGACCCGGGAAGTGCTGTCCGGCCGGGCCCCCAAGTGTGAGATCTTCCGGCAGCAGTACGCCTTCAACCTCTTCAGCCACGACTCGGCAATCGGCCCCGAGGGGTACAACACGGAGGAGACGAAGATGGTTCGGGAGTCCCACAAGATCTGGGGCGACTCCTCGGTGGCCATCACCGCCACCTGTGTCCGGGTTCCGGTCATGCGCGCCCATGCCGAGAGCATCAACCTGGAGCTCGAGGAGGCCCTCGATGCGGAACAGGCCAGGAGTCTGCTGGAAAACGCTCCCGGAGTCTCGATTCTGGACGACCGGACCGGCAACCGATTTCCGACGCCCCTGGACGCATCGGGCCGGGACGATGTCTTCGTGGGCCGGATTCGCTCCGACATCAGCCGGTCGGGGAAGAACGGAGTCCACGGGCTGGACCTGTTCGTCTGCGGGGATCAGATCCGCAAGGGGGCGGCCCTCAACGCCGTCCAGATCGCCGAACGACTGGTTGGAGACCGGACCCGCCGCTCAGGCCGGCGCGTCAAGGTGAGCCTCAGCCGATGA
- a CDS encoding peptidylprolyl isomerase, whose product MAEPPAAEEAVADAGDKITAEEAAGDAVDVTPPEPAKKPDEPKPEPVKMDKPPRPMKGPNPALRNPSLADAKAPASFKARFETTKGDFVVEVTREWSPRGADRFYNLVKIGYFRNIAFFRVIEGFMAQFGMHGDPAIGQKWSAANIQDDPVVKSNQRGYISFAKTNMPHSRSVQFFINYKDNGSLDSYGFSPFGRVIEGMEVVDSVYKGYGEGAPSGRGPSQGRIRAEGNGYLKRDFPKLDYIKKATLLN is encoded by the coding sequence TTGGCGGAGCCGCCGGCGGCTGAAGAGGCCGTGGCCGATGCGGGCGACAAGATAACCGCCGAGGAAGCGGCCGGCGATGCTGTGGATGTGACCCCGCCGGAACCGGCCAAGAAACCCGACGAACCGAAACCGGAGCCCGTCAAGATGGACAAACCGCCCCGGCCCATGAAAGGGCCCAATCCTGCTCTGAGGAATCCCTCGCTGGCTGACGCGAAGGCTCCCGCCAGTTTCAAGGCCAGATTCGAGACCACCAAGGGGGACTTCGTGGTCGAGGTGACCCGGGAATGGTCGCCTCGAGGCGCGGACCGTTTCTACAACCTGGTGAAGATCGGCTACTTCCGGAACATCGCCTTCTTCCGGGTGATCGAGGGGTTCATGGCCCAGTTCGGCATGCATGGCGATCCGGCCATCGGGCAGAAGTGGAGCGCCGCCAACATCCAGGACGACCCGGTGGTGAAGTCGAACCAGCGGGGCTACATTTCCTTTGCCAAGACCAACATGCCCCACTCCCGGTCGGTGCAGTTCTTCATCAACTACAAGGACAACGGGAGCCTGGACAGCTACGGCTTTTCTCCCTTCGGCCGAGTCATCGAAGGGATGGAGGTGGTGGACTCCGTCTACAAGGGGTACGGCGAGGGGGCTCCTTCGGGCAGAGGGCCGAGTCAGGGGCGGATTCGAGCCGAAGGGAACGGTTATCTCAAGCGGGATTTCCCCAAGCTGGACTACATCAAGAAGGCGACGCTGCTGAACTGA
- a CDS encoding DUF3830 family protein: protein MARYLEITLKKRGISCVALLLDEKAPRTCEAVWNALPQEGEVYHAKYASNEIYILVPGFAPEEPGPENCSMVPAAGDVMYFTLGPGLQLPVRSDSGAPVIDLAVFYDRDNLLLSPKMGPTPGNVFATIIKNRDGIRDGGNSVWREGAVGETLSYSRLEGDALRAWGIEP from the coding sequence ATGGCTCGATATCTCGAAATCACTCTCAAGAAGCGCGGGATCAGTTGCGTCGCCCTTCTGTTGGACGAAAAGGCGCCCCGGACCTGCGAGGCGGTCTGGAATGCCCTCCCCCAGGAGGGAGAGGTGTACCACGCCAAGTACGCCAGCAACGAGATCTACATCCTGGTCCCCGGCTTCGCTCCCGAAGAGCCGGGCCCCGAGAACTGCTCGATGGTTCCGGCGGCGGGAGACGTCATGTATTTCACGCTGGGGCCCGGCCTCCAACTGCCGGTCCGGTCCGATTCAGGGGCCCCGGTCATCGACCTGGCCGTGTTCTACGACCGGGACAATCTGCTCCTCTCGCCCAAAATGGGGCCGACGCCCGGAAACGTCTTCGCCACCATCATCAAGAACCGGGACGGCATACGCGACGGGGGCAACAGCGTTTGGCGCGAAGGGGCGGTGGGAGAAACGCTCTCCTACAGCCGCCTCGAGGGAGACGCGTTGCGGGCCTGGGGCATCGAGCCGTAG
- a CDS encoding glutamate mutase L: protein MKQIDPDSVNVILATDCGSTTTKAILIQKVDGEYRQTHRGEAPTTVEEPAADVTLGVVNAVAEVAEMAGRRLIDDAGRILRPATGGEGCDLYISTSSAGGGLQMMVAGVVREMTAASAKRAALGAGAIVMDVLASNDRRLPHEQIHRIRELRPDMVLISGGTDGGTTRHVVQMAELIAPARPQPRFGAEYRMPVIFAGNQDAAPLVEQTFDESVQLSIVPNLRPVLERENLGPARDRIHDLFLEHVMAHAPGYDRLIRWTDAPIMPTPGAVGNILQRIAQQQRINVVGVDIGGATTDVFSVFDGTFNRTVSANLGMSYSISNVCAEATLPSILRWVHLEMEEGELRNHVKNKMIRPTTIPQTRESLFFEQAVAREALRLAYDQHKQFATTLKGVQQQRTVGDTFSQEASGQTLVDNMKLDLLVGSGGVLSHAPLMQQTAALLVDAFQPEGITWLAKDSIFMMPHLGVLAQVHPEAALQVFRRDCLISLGTCVSPRGTGAWGSPAFRYAISGGLEEEGVLSFGEVRRLPLGLGAGARIVVEPARKVDAGAGPGRPVEGELRGGTVGVLLDARGRPLSLPDDREACRKAMAQWVRDLDLVPPVPA from the coding sequence ATGAAGCAGATCGATCCCGACTCCGTCAACGTGATCCTGGCCACCGACTGCGGGAGCACCACCACCAAAGCCATCCTTATCCAGAAGGTCGACGGAGAGTACCGGCAGACCCACCGGGGCGAGGCTCCCACGACCGTGGAGGAACCGGCGGCCGACGTCACCCTGGGGGTCGTCAACGCCGTCGCCGAAGTGGCCGAAATGGCCGGGCGCCGTCTCATCGACGATGCGGGCCGGATCCTGAGGCCGGCGACCGGCGGCGAAGGATGCGACCTCTACATCTCCACTTCCAGCGCCGGCGGCGGCCTCCAGATGATGGTGGCCGGCGTGGTCCGGGAGATGACCGCCGCCAGCGCCAAGCGGGCGGCCCTGGGGGCCGGCGCCATCGTCATGGACGTTCTGGCCTCCAATGACCGCCGCCTTCCCCACGAGCAGATCCACCGGATCCGGGAGCTGCGGCCCGACATGGTGCTGATCTCGGGCGGAACCGACGGCGGAACCACCCGCCACGTCGTGCAGATGGCCGAGCTCATCGCGCCGGCCCGGCCCCAGCCCCGCTTCGGCGCCGAGTACCGGATGCCGGTGATCTTCGCGGGGAACCAGGACGCGGCGCCGCTGGTGGAGCAGACCTTCGACGAATCGGTCCAGCTCTCCATCGTTCCCAACCTGCGTCCGGTCCTGGAACGGGAGAATCTGGGACCGGCCCGGGACAGGATCCATGACCTGTTTCTGGAACACGTCATGGCCCATGCCCCCGGGTACGACCGGCTGATCCGTTGGACCGACGCCCCCATCATGCCCACGCCGGGTGCGGTGGGGAACATCCTCCAGAGGATTGCCCAACAGCAGCGGATCAACGTGGTGGGCGTGGACATCGGCGGAGCGACCACCGATGTCTTCAGCGTCTTCGACGGCACCTTCAACCGGACCGTGAGCGCCAATCTGGGAATGAGCTACTCCATCTCCAACGTGTGCGCCGAGGCGACGCTGCCCTCCATCCTCCGTTGGGTCCACCTGGAGATGGAGGAGGGGGAACTGCGAAACCACGTCAAGAACAAGATGATCCGGCCCACCACGATTCCCCAGACCCGGGAATCCCTCTTCTTCGAGCAGGCCGTGGCCCGCGAGGCGTTGCGCCTGGCCTACGACCAGCACAAGCAGTTCGCCACCACGCTCAAGGGGGTGCAGCAGCAGAGGACCGTGGGAGATACCTTCAGCCAGGAGGCCAGCGGCCAGACCCTGGTGGACAATATGAAGCTGGATCTGTTGGTGGGTTCGGGCGGAGTCCTCTCCCACGCTCCGCTGATGCAGCAGACAGCGGCGCTCCTGGTGGACGCCTTTCAGCCCGAGGGGATCACCTGGCTGGCCAAGGACAGCATCTTCATGATGCCCCACCTGGGCGTGCTGGCCCAGGTCCATCCGGAGGCGGCGCTCCAGGTGTTCCGGAGGGATTGCCTCATCTCCCTGGGAACCTGCGTTTCCCCCAGGGGAACCGGCGCCTGGGGCAGCCCGGCGTTCCGGTACGCCATCTCCGGCGGTCTGGAGGAGGAGGGCGTCCTCTCCTTCGGCGAAGTCAGGAGGCTGCCGTTGGGCCTGGGAGCCGGCGCCCGAATCGTGGTGGAGCCGGCGCGGAAGGTGGACGCGGGGGCGGGTCCCGGCCGGCCCGTGGAGGGTGAGCTCAGGGGTGGGACGGTGGGAGTCCTGCTGGACGCCAGAGGCCGCCCTCTGTCGCTGCCCGACGATCGAGAGGCCTGCCGCAAGGCCATGGCCCAATGGGTCCGGGATCTGGATCTGGTCCCCCCGGTCCCGGCATAG
- a CDS encoding fumarylacetoacetate hydrolase family protein yields MKLATCSLEDRSFVAVATDDGRVVDLAAADAELARKEERPPHAFFRDMIDFLEHGTQAREAADKAVREGLDGSAAHPLSGVRLRAPVPVPRKLFCLAGNFQDHIEEGGGKMDSQDKETPRFFMKPASTCVIGPEDSIRIPPVARAMDWEGELAVVLGRRCKKVSRDQALDYVAGYTIMNDVSERKLKIWPRSEDRPQDRWFDWLNGKWLDSAAPMGPWIVTTDEIRDPQTLMISTYVNGDRKQHNSTSQMLISVAALIEYISAIVMLEPGDVISTGTVSGVGNVTGEYLKQGDRVEVDISRIGLLSNPVAASSS; encoded by the coding sequence ATGAAACTAGCCACGTGCAGCCTGGAGGACCGGTCCTTCGTCGCCGTAGCCACGGACGACGGACGGGTCGTGGACCTCGCTGCCGCCGACGCCGAGCTGGCCCGCAAGGAAGAGCGGCCTCCCCACGCGTTCTTCCGCGACATGATCGACTTTCTGGAACATGGGACCCAGGCCCGGGAGGCTGCCGACAAGGCCGTCCGGGAAGGCCTGGACGGATCCGCTGCGCACCCCCTTTCCGGCGTGCGCCTGCGGGCTCCGGTGCCGGTTCCCCGGAAGCTCTTCTGCCTCGCCGGCAACTTCCAGGACCACATCGAGGAAGGCGGCGGGAAGATGGACTCCCAGGACAAGGAGACCCCGCGCTTCTTCATGAAGCCCGCCAGCACCTGCGTGATCGGTCCTGAGGACAGCATCCGGATTCCACCCGTGGCCCGGGCCATGGACTGGGAGGGAGAGCTGGCCGTGGTTCTGGGCCGGCGGTGCAAAAAGGTCTCCCGGGACCAGGCTCTCGACTACGTCGCCGGATACACCATCATGAATGACGTGTCGGAGCGGAAGCTCAAGATCTGGCCCCGAAGTGAGGACCGCCCCCAGGACAGGTGGTTCGATTGGCTCAACGGGAAGTGGCTGGATTCCGCGGCGCCCATGGGACCCTGGATCGTCACCACCGACGAGATCCGGGACCCCCAGACCCTGATGATCAGCACCTATGTCAACGGAGACAGAAAGCAGCACAACAGCACCAGCCAGATGCTGATTTCCGTGGCCGCGCTCATCGAGTACATCTCGGCCATCGTCATGCTGGAGCCGGGAGACGTGATCAGCACCGGCACCGTCTCCGGCGTCGGAAACGTCACCGGGGAGTACCTCAAACAGGGAGACCGGGTGGAGGTGGACATCTCGAGAATCGGTCTGTTGTCAAACCCGGTCGCCGCCAGTTCCAGCTAA